AACTTACCAACAGCAAAGGTTATGATGCTGAAGCAACGCTTTCACCTGATGGAAGGAAAATGTTGTACACCAGTACCAAAGATGGTGATATTGATATGTATGTGATGGATCTGAAAACAGGAAAAGAAATTAAAGTAACCAACCTGTTGGGTTATGATGGTGGTGGTTGGTTTAGTCCTGATGGAAAAAAACTCATCTGGCGTGCAAGCCGACCCAAGACTGAAGCAGAGATCAAAGAATATAAAGAGTTTTTGACACAGGGATTAGTTGCTCCTACCAATATGGAAGTATGGGTGGCAAATGCTGATGGAACAAATGCTAAACAGGTTTCTTCATTTGGACAAGCCAACTGGGCGCCTGCATATATGCCCGATAACAAACGCATCATCTTCGCCAGCAATCATGAGTACAAGCGTGGCTTTCCGTTCAATTTATATACGATGAATGAAGATGGAAGCAATCTTACAAAGATCAGCCGTGATAAAGGCTTTGATGCATTCCCTATGTTCAGCCCCAATGGAAAGAAAATCGTTTTCTGCAGCAACCGTAATAACGGCGGTACAAGAGATACCAATATTTTTATTGCTGATTGGGAGGAATGAGAAGGTGAGTGGTGAGCAGTGAATGGTGAGTGAGTAGCCCTGAGCGAAGTCGAAGGGCGGTGCAGTCAATCGAGCGATAGTCGAGATTGACGGTAAGAAAAAATTACTCAATTTTCTTTTTTATATCAGATCTTGGTTTGTACTGATACATTTTAGTCGATGGCGGAAGGCTCTTCAACTCTGGCTTGCCGGGATAATAAGGATTCGGCATTTGCAAACCCGGTGTTTCAGTTTTCAACCTGTTGGGCATGTTCGATGTAACCGAACTGTCAGGCACCAGCACAGGCATATTATCCTGCGGCAATGCATAAACAGTTCCCTTTTCAGTTTTTCCGATGATCCTGTTTTGAAATAATAATTGTTGTTGAATGATGGGCTTGCTTGAATCACTTACAAATACTTTTGGAGATTGTGCAAGCAGTGATTGTATGCTGCAAAAAGCGACAACTATAAAAAACAATTTCTTCATAGCAGGTGTTGATAATAATCTAAGATAAGTTTTTTTCCGAAAACAGTTTTTGAATAATCCTTTTCTGCACCTTACTTTGTGGCGGAATTTCACATTATATCATCCTCAAATTTCCAAATCATTATGTACACCGGACTGCTTCATTTACACAATGTACTTCGCTGGGTAATTCTTATCCTGTTGATCATTGCTTTGTTCCAGGCATTTACCAAGAAAGGCGGCTTGCAGAAAACAAGTTTGTTCCTGCTCATTGCTGCGCACATTACGTTGTTGCTTGGGTTGTTTCAATACTTCAATAACGAAGCGGTAGGCTATCATATGATTGAACGTCTTGGTGGCTTTGGAAATGTAATGAAAGACAGTTTCGCCCGTTTCTGGGTGGTTGAACATATCTCTGCTATGATCCTTGCAATTGTTATGATCACAATGGCAAGAGGCAGAGCAAAGAAGCAAAATTACAGCGCTGCTTCGTGGATGTATGTAATAGCACTCATCTTAATTCTTGCTGCTGTGCCTTGGCCTTTCCGTGAAGGAATTGCAAGGCCGTGGTTTCCCGGGATGTAAAAAATAAATTGAAACGCCCCGATTAATTCGGGGCGTTTTTTATTTCTTCTTGTCTTCCCTGTAAAATATTTTGCTTACGATCTTCCAGCCATCTTTTGTTTTAATAAGACTCATCATGTCGTGAAAATAAAACGTGGGATACTCAATCGTGAGTTTGGCAGTAGCTGCATTCCCAAATACTTCTATTCTGTCGATCTTTGTTGTGCGGTTTTGTTTCACACCAGTATTTCTTGTGCGTGCCATAAAATCTTTCAATGATACATTCATCAACGTATCATTCCGCATATAACGCATTTGCCCTGCCGGATCAAAGGCTTTCGAGAACATCACACTATCACCATTGGTGCCGCCAATGAGATAATAATTACAAACAGTTTCAATGTCTTTAATGGTTTGTGCATCGGCCTGAGCTCTTACAAGCGAATGCATAAAGAAAATACCAATGATGAGAAGGATCGGTTTCATAATTTTTTATTTGCCGGAAAATAGAAAGTTCAATTGCAATTGATTCGTTAAAAATCAATGAAAGGTCAAAGGAAGAAGGTAAAAGGTACAAGAAGAATGGTACAGAGACAAGGCTCAAGGCACAAATGTTGGGTCAACAACAAACTACAAATCACAAACTATAAACTTAACTTAACAAAGCCGCCGCCGCTTTTTTCATTTCATCCTGTGTGCCCACACTTATGCGTAACCATTTTGTGCCTTCTTCAAATGTGCGTGCACCAACAATTCCTTTTGCTTCAAGCATTGCTTTTACGTCTTTTCCAAAGTTCGTTGTGTCGAAATAGATAAAACTTGTTTCTGATGGGATATAAGGAATGCCTGCTTTATCCAACGCTTTGCAGAAAATTGAACGGGCCAATGCATTTTCTTTTTTGCAGAAGTCGATAAAGTTTTTGTCTTTCAAAGCTGCTAATGCTCCGGCTAATGAAACAGCACTTGCTCCGGCATTTGCCCAAGGTTGTAATTCATTTAATTGTTTGATGGTAGTTGGGTGCGCCAACGCATAACCAACACGTGCACCTGCCATACCATAAATTTTTGAAAATGTTTTAGCGATCACAAGGTTGGGATAATCATTCACTAAATGGGCCATGCTCGGTTCGCTGCTGAATTCGGTATAGGCTTCATCCAGTAAAATAATTGCTTTGGGTGCAATGTCTTTAATAAAAGCTTCAAGTTCTTTTGCCGGCAATACAGTACCTGTTGGGTTATTAGGATTGCAGATGTAAACGAGTTTTGTTTGATCGTTCATTGCTTCTTTCATCCGCTGCAAGTCAGTTATCTTTTTTTCAGTAAGCGGAACAAGTTTTATATCAAGACCTGTTTTGCGTGCAGCAGGCATCCACAAACGGAACGTAGGATCAGGCGCAACGGCATTGCCTTTTTTCAACGCAGCCCAAACTGCAACAAGACCTAACAACTCAGATGAACCGGCACCCATCACAATATGTTCTTTTGTATGGCCTGTCAATGCGCCAATTTCTTCTCTTAGTTTAGTGGTAACATCCCATGGATATCGGTTGCTGCCATTCACTGCTTCCATCATTTGTTTTCGTGCTATGGGAGACGGGCCATGTGGATTTTCGTTTGAACTTAGTTTGATGATCTTTTCAACATCAGGTAGCTGAACAAATTTTTCTGCTTCGGCTGCAAAAAGATCCCTGCTCAATGTAAATGCAGCAAGAGTAAGAGCGGTTTGCTTCAGTAGGTCACGACGTTGCATAACAGTTAATTTAGTTCCTGTAAGTTAATTCAAAAAAAGGATTTGTTATGGCTGCAATTCTGTCAACGTGGGCCAAGTTCAATCACTTCGCAATCCTTCATATTGGCTCCTTCAATTACAAAACGGATGAGCGTGCGTACTTTATGCCAGCCTTGTTTACCAGCAGCACCGGGGTTCATGTGCAGACAACTGATTTTATCATCATACATCACTTTCAAAATATGTGAATGACCTGCAATAAACAGGTTGGGTTGATACAGCTGTAATTCTTTTCTTGTCTCAGGATTGTACTTGGGCGGCGCACCACCAATATGCCGCATCATCACTTTTACATCTTCGCAATGGAACACAAGTTGTTCAGGATAAACAGTGCGGATCTTATTATCATCAATATTGCCATAAACTCCTTTCAACTCTTTCCATTCCCTTAGTCGCTTGGCAATGTCTTCATCACCAAAATCACCTGCATGCCATATTTCATCACAGTTCTTAAAATGATCAAAAACTGTTTCATCTAAAAATCCATGTGTATCTGAGATAAGTCCTATTCGTGTCAAACCGGTTTGTTTAGAGGTAAGAAGTTCGTTGATCAGTTGCAAGATCGATCACATCAAAACGACGGGAGCAGTTGAATGAACCAACATCACTATCGCTGTTGATGAGAATAGCACCCATTAATATTACATACTTGCAATTGTATTTGGTTGCTGCCACCAGTTCGTTGATGCGTTTATCAATGGCTTCGTAAATTACTTCCGTTGCTTCTTTTAATGGAATAGAGGCACTTGCAATTCTGTTTCTTTCTTTTAGTAAGATCTGTTCAATGGTATTCATCTGGTAATCCAGTTCGGTAATTTTTCCTTCTTCGATCGTGTTTGTTAAAAGTTTATTCAGCGCTCCTTTTGCTGCACCACAACAACCTGAATGATTATGCTGACCAATACGATGTATTTCACCAACAGTACCATTTTTTGAAATACCGATGTGTGGCCCATAGTAGACAATTACAGCTCCTTCATCTGGTACATGACTTGCAAAAGCACTCATACCCGTTAAGCCGGTGAAGGGATAGCCATCAAGTCCACCCATTTTGAAAGGCCCAAGAAATTCATGAGCCCTTGCCGGGTATTGAATACTGTTTACATCATCACTGCAAATACTATCTGCCAGCATGATCTGTGCAGGTTCAAGATCAAGCCGGCTTTCAACAAAGTCAATTAGCCTGTTTACACTATCGATAGTGGTAATGGCAGTGGGATAATGTTGCCGTACAATAGCAAGTTTTTCTCTCTTCTTCATGGTGATTACATTAAAATATTATTGATTGGTTGCAGTGCTGGTGGTATGTCTGTTTCATCGAGCATTTCAAGCATGTCAATTTCTATTGTTCTGCTTAATGCGGTAATGGGCACATCGTTGGCGCTACCTTCAAATGGGTTTTCAGTTGCTTCGCCTACACGTTCCAGTGAGGAGAACACCCAGTTAACGATCATACTGAA
The DNA window shown above is from Lacibacter sp. H375 and carries:
- a CDS encoding TolB family protein — translated: MKKYALLLVLPVAVVLVLSFKAGKKEINVDHPAMNDTILYPDEKHFKNIQQLTFGGDNAEAYFSFDGKWLIFQKTYAKEGIPCDQMYIGKIPTKPGEKFTPKLVSTGKGRTTCGAFMKDGKHIIYASTHLGSGDCPPIPDRSKYGNKYIWPLYDSYDIFMADLNGKIVKQLTNSKGYDAEATLSPDGRKMLYTSTKDGDIDMYVMDLKTGKEIKVTNLLGYDGGGWFSPDGKKLIWRASRPKTEAEIKEYKEFLTQGLVAPTNMEVWVANADGTNAKQVSSFGQANWAPAYMPDNKRIIFASNHEYKRGFPFNLYTMNEDGSNLTKISRDKGFDAFPMFSPNGKKIVFCSNRNNGGTRDTNIFIADWEE
- a CDS encoding nuclear transport factor 2 family protein; amino-acid sequence: MKPILLIIGIFFMHSLVRAQADAQTIKDIETVCNYYLIGGTNGDSVMFSKAFDPAGQMRYMRNDTLMNVSLKDFMARTRNTGVKQNRTTKIDRIEVFGNAATAKLTIEYPTFYFHDMMSLIKTKDGWKIVSKIFYREDKKK
- a CDS encoding pyridoxal phosphate-dependent aminotransferase, with protein sequence MQRRDLLKQTALTLAAFTLSRDLFAAEAEKFVQLPDVEKIIKLSSNENPHGPSPIARKQMMEAVNGSNRYPWDVTTKLREEIGALTGHTKEHIVMGAGSSELLGLVAVWAALKKGNAVAPDPTFRLWMPAARKTGLDIKLVPLTEKKITDLQRMKEAMNDQTKLVYICNPNNPTGTVLPAKELEAFIKDIAPKAIILLDEAYTEFSSEPSMAHLVNDYPNLVIAKTFSKIYGMAGARVGYALAHPTTIKQLNELQPWANAGASAVSLAGALAALKDKNFIDFCKKENALARSIFCKALDKAGIPYIPSETSFIYFDTTNFGKDVKAMLEAKGIVGARTFEEGTKWLRISVGTQDEMKKAAAALLS
- a CDS encoding metallophosphoesterase family protein yields the protein MTRIGLISDTHGFLDETVFDHFKNCDEIWHAGDFGDEDIAKRLREWKELKGVYGNIDDNKIRTVYPEQLVFHCEDVKVMMRHIGGAPPKYNPETRKELQLYQPNLFIAGHSHILKVMYDDKISCLHMNPGAAGKQGWHKVRTLIRFVIEGANMKDCEVIELGPR